The Pigmentiphaga aceris DNA segment ACACCCAGGCCGATCAGGGTGCGCAGGAACAGGTCCAGGTCCGCGCCATACAGGCCGGGGCCGGCCTGATGCGACAAGGCCACGGCACCGTGAACGGCGCGCCCGACGGCCTGGGCCGCGACACTGGCGGCCGCATCGACCGGCAGGACGAGGACGTGGTTGCGAATGCCGACACGGCCGTTGTCCCGGCGATAACCGAGAAACGTGGCGGAAGCTGGGAACATGAAAAAATCTCCGTCGAAGGGGACCAGGGTCTGTCAGGACGCTGGAAGGGTCGTCGCGCAGGCCGGATATCGGAACATCGCGGGGCATCGGGCATGCGGAACGTCCGCACGGCCCTCGCGCGCGCCACGCCGCATCCTACCGAAACCGCGCGAAGCGTGCGCGCCCGGCGCGTACAATCGATGGCTCGCGCGTTGTCCCGTCGACGCTTCTGGTGGGTTGGCCTGCGATGCAGCCACACCATGACGCTGCTTCTTTCTTCTTTTCCCCTTCTTCTTCCCCCCCCGCATGCAAGCGCTCTGGATGCTGTTCGCCTCGGTGATGTTTGCCATCATGGGCGCTTCCGTCAAACTGGCCGCCGCCGGCCTGCCGCTCCCCGAAGTCGTGTTGATGCGCGGCCTGCCCATCGTGATCGTGCTGCTGATCTGGGCGCGCCGCAGCGGACGCAGCCTGATTCCACCCAGCTGGCGCTTGCACGCCGTGCGCAATATCTCTGGCATTGCCAGCATGTGGATGTCGTTCTACGCCATCTCGCATCTGTCGCTGGCCACCGCAACCTCGCTTTCCTACACCTCGCCGCTGTTCATCGCCGCGTGGGTCATGTGGCGCAGCAACACCCGCGACAGCTTGCGCATCGCAGCCTTGTTCATCGGTTTCATCGGTGTGCTGATCCTGCTGCGACCCAGCGTGACGGAAGATCAATGGGTACCCGCCATGATCGGGCTGGCCGGGGGCGCGCTGATGGCCGTGGCCTATTTGGGGCTGCGGGTGCTGGGACAAGCAGGCGAACCCGAATGGCGAACGGTGTTCTATTTCGCGTTGTCGGCGTCGCTGTCGGGCCTGGTCATGCTGCCAGTCACCGGCTGGGTATCGCCCGGCATGGACGGCTGGCTGGCTTTGCTCAGCATGGCGGGCAGCGGCATGTTGGGTCAGTTCGCCGTCACGCGCGCTTTTGGGCGCGGGTCGGCCTTGCTGTCAGCCGCGCTGCAGTATTCGACCATCGTGTTCTCGGCAGGCCTGGGTTATCTGTTCTGGAACGATGCACCCGATGCGCTTGGCTGGGCCGGCATGGGATTGATCGTGCTGGCCGGGTTAATCTCGACATGGTGTACCCGTCGCGACAAAGGCAAGGCGTAAGCCTGTCGGTGCTTGATGTTTGATGCAGGGAAGTTTGATGCATGGAAGTGCAATGCATCGACCCCTTGATCTTTGGCCGGGCGGCGTACCAGGCAACGTCTACAAGGAATCACCCGCATGTTCACCACGCTGATCTCGCCTGCCGATCTGGCAGCGCACCTGAATGACCCAAGCTGGCGCATTGTCGATGTGCGTCATGATCTCGCCAACAAAGCCGCCGGCGGCGACGCGTTTCGCCAGTCGCGGATTCCGGGCGCGCTGTTCCTGGACGCCGAAACCCAGCTGGCCGGCGTACACACGGGCACCAATGGCCGCCACCCCCTGCCGAGCCGCGATGATTTCGCTGCGCTGATTGCCCAGGCCGGTATCGGTGACGACACCCAAGTCGTGGTCTACGACGCAAGCGGCGGCATGTTCGCCGCCCGCCTGTGGTGGATGCTGCGCTGGATCGGCCACGACAAGGTGGCAGTGCTCGATGGCGGCTTCCCCGCCTGGCAGGCCGACGGCCACCCCGTTGACCAAGTTGCGCTGGATGTAGACGCCTCGCGCCGACTGCCCGGCCCGGGTGCCACCAGCCTGTCGATTCGTCCGCCGCTGGTTGATACCGTGGACGCCGACGCGGTGCTGGCCAACCTGACGCAGCCCGCATTTGCCGTGCTGGACGCACGCGCCGCCCCGCGCTATCGCGGCGAAGTGGAACCCATGGACCCGGTCGCCGGCCACATTCCCGGCGCGCTGAATCGTCCCTACACCGACAACCTGAACGCCGACCAGCGCTTCAAGTCCGCAGAACAACTGCGTGAAGTCTTCTCCGGCGTGCTGGCAGGCCGCAGCCCGCAATACCTGGTTCACCAGTGCGGCTCTGGCATCACCGCTTGCCACAACCTGCTGGCCATGGAAGTGGCCGGGCTGAGCGGCTCGCGCCTGTATCCCGGCTCGTGGAGCGAGTGGTGCTCCGATTCCACCCGCCCGGTAGCAAAGGGCTGATGATCGCCAGGTGCACCCAATCAGGGGTTTACCCGTATCATTGATGCCCTTCGGTCTGCGATGCCGTCATCGCAGATCGCCTGCCAGGGTGTCTCATGATCGTCCGTCCCCGTCCTCATTGGTTGCGCCTGATTTTTGTCGTGCGCGGCTCGATCCTGCGCGACATTGCCCCGCAACTGCTGCTGACCACCGCCTTTGCCACCTTGGTCACCTATCTGCATGGCCAGGTGTTCCTGTGGAAAGTGCCACTGAACTTCGTGCCCTTCTCGCTGATCGGCCTGACCTTGGCGATTTTCCTGGGCTTTCGCAACAACACCAGCTACGCGCGGTACTGGGAGGCCCGCCAGTTATGGGGCGCGCTACTGGTTGAAACACGCACGCTGGCACGCCAGGCCCTGAGCCTGACGGACAATCCCCAAGACGCCCCCGTGCTGATCAATCAGCTGACGGCTTTTGTCCATGCGCTGCGGCATCAGCTTCGGGGTACCGACCCCAGTGCGGACCTGGCCAGACTGCTGCCCGCCGAGTCCTGTACCCGACTGGCACAAGCGCGCAACAAGTCTGCCGTGCTGTTGTTGATGATGGGCGACTGGATGGGCGAACAACGACGGCGTGGGCACTTGGCGCCCGCGCTGGCACAAGCAATGGAGCGCCCGCTGGGCAGACTGGGCGCGGCCTTTGGTGGCTGCGAACGCATTGCCAGCACGCCGATTCCGTTCACGTACTCGGTCATCGTGCATCGCACGATCTACGCGTATTGCGTGTTGCTGCCCTTTGGCCTGATCGATTCGATCAGCACCATGACACCCGTGATCGTTGCCTTCATTGCGTACACGTTTTTTGCGCTCGAAGCCCTGGGGGCCGAGATCGAAGAACCCTTCGGCCTGGCGGCCAACGACCTGGCCTTGGATGCGATGTGCTGGAACATCGAAGACAACCTGCGCGAATCGCTGGGGCTGACGTCCTTGCCGCCGTTGCCGAATGCCCAGAGCGTGATCAGGACGTAATAAAAGAACGTAATCCGGGCGGCCTGATTGGATGCTGTCCAGTGCGGTCTGATACAGTGCTGTCTGATTCGGTGCTGCATTGATCTCGCAGCACCCCCACATCAACACCGCTTTGCCAACCGATACAAGCGTTCCCGCTTCAAGGTCACAGCCAATTCCTCACCCGGCCGACCCAGCTCGCGGGTGTAGTCGGGCACACGTGCCAAGGCCTTGCCAACCAGCGTGGCATCTCGTTCCCACCATTCGAACAACTGCCGGTCCGGGTCACGCACTTCCATGCCCGCCCGACGCAATTCACTGCGATCGAAGTCCTTCAGGTTCCAGGTCAGCACCCGGGTTTCAGCCGGCCGCACCGCCGCACGGGCACGGCGCGCAAGTCCTGCCGCAATCACATGCACGTCCTTGGGATCCGAATACTTCAGCCCGACCTCATAAGCACTGAATTCGCCCGCATCCGCATCAGGAAAACGCGCGTTCATCGCGTCCCATTGGGCTTGCAGGGTTTCCGGGGGGATCTGCCAGATACGGGCAGCATTGCGCCGCCACTCATCGCCGATGCGCGCGCTCCAAACGGGCTGGAAGCATCCCGCATCGGCCAGGTCCAGCAACAGCGGACGC contains these protein-coding regions:
- a CDS encoding sulfurtransferase, whose protein sequence is MFTTLISPADLAAHLNDPSWRIVDVRHDLANKAAGGDAFRQSRIPGALFLDAETQLAGVHTGTNGRHPLPSRDDFAALIAQAGIGDDTQVVVYDASGGMFAARLWWMLRWIGHDKVAVLDGGFPAWQADGHPVDQVALDVDASRRLPGPGATSLSIRPPLVDTVDADAVLANLTQPAFAVLDARAAPRYRGEVEPMDPVAGHIPGALNRPYTDNLNADQRFKSAEQLREVFSGVLAGRSPQYLVHQCGSGITACHNLLAMEVAGLSGSRLYPGSWSEWCSDSTRPVAKG
- a CDS encoding PIN domain-containing protein, which codes for MSSVLRPLLLDLADAGCFQPVWSARIGDEWRRNAARIWQIPPETLQAQWDAMNARFPDADAGEFSAYEVGLKYSDPKDVHVIAAGLARRARAAVRPAETRVLTWNLKDFDRSELRRAGMEVRDPDRQLFEWWERDATLVGKALARVPDYTRELGRPGEELAVTLKRERLYRLAKRC
- a CDS encoding bestrophin family protein gives rise to the protein MIVRPRPHWLRLIFVVRGSILRDIAPQLLLTTAFATLVTYLHGQVFLWKVPLNFVPFSLIGLTLAIFLGFRNNTSYARYWEARQLWGALLVETRTLARQALSLTDNPQDAPVLINQLTAFVHALRHQLRGTDPSADLARLLPAESCTRLAQARNKSAVLLLMMGDWMGEQRRRGHLAPALAQAMERPLGRLGAAFGGCERIASTPIPFTYSVIVHRTIYAYCVLLPFGLIDSISTMTPVIVAFIAYTFFALEALGAEIEEPFGLAANDLALDAMCWNIEDNLRESLGLTSLPPLPNAQSVIRT
- a CDS encoding DMT family transporter; its protein translation is MQALWMLFASVMFAIMGASVKLAAAGLPLPEVVLMRGLPIVIVLLIWARRSGRSLIPPSWRLHAVRNISGIASMWMSFYAISHLSLATATSLSYTSPLFIAAWVMWRSNTRDSLRIAALFIGFIGVLILLRPSVTEDQWVPAMIGLAGGALMAVAYLGLRVLGQAGEPEWRTVFYFALSASLSGLVMLPVTGWVSPGMDGWLALLSMAGSGMLGQFAVTRAFGRGSALLSAALQYSTIVFSAGLGYLFWNDAPDALGWAGMGLIVLAGLISTWCTRRDKGKA